The Methanosarcina barkeri str. Wiesmoor DNA segment TTTTCCTCCTCCTCCAGGGGCATCAATAACAAAAGTCGGAACTGCAAGGCCCGATGTATGTCCTCTAAGCATCTCAATGATCTCTATTCCCCTCGAAACTGGGGTCCTAAAATGCTCCAGCCCAAAGGAAAGGTCGCACTGATAGAGGTAGTAGGGTCTTGTTTTTATCTTCAGGAGTTCGTGGCAAAGTTTTTTAATTATCATCGGGCAGTCATTAACTCCCCTGAGGAGTACGGACTGATTACCAAGAGGAACTCCGGCTTTTGCTAGCATTCTCATTGCTTTTTTAGCTTCCGGGGTAATCTCTTTTGGGTGATTGAAATGGGTATTAAGCCAGACTGAAGGATATTTTTCAAGAATTTCACATAATTCAGGAGTTATGCGCTGAGGGAGGGTTACAGGAACCCTTGAACCTAACCTTACTATTTCCACGTGAGGAATGTCAAAGAGCTCACCCAGGAGCCAATCTAGTCTTTCATCGGAAACGAGCAGGGCATCCCCTCCCGAAAGCAGTACATCCCTTATTTCAGAATGTTCTCTAATATACTCGATCCCTTCTCTAATTGCCTTTTCAGAATAGTCGTACTCTCTGTTGCCAACCCTTCGCTTGCGGGTACAGTGTCTGCAATACATTCCGCAGCGGTTTGAAATGAGGAAAAGCACCCTGTCAGGATATCTGTGGGTTATACAGCTCTCTTCGGAAGGTGAATCCCTATCCTCACATAGGGGATCTTCGAGTTCCCAGGAAGATTTTTTAAGTTCGGCTGAACTGGGTACAGCCTGCATTCGGATGGGACAGTTAGGATCTTTCGGATCGATAAGAGAAGCATAGTAAGGAGATATCGCCATGGGAAAAACTTCAAGAGCTTTTTTTATATCTTCTTTCTCAGGCTCTGATAACTTAATCAATTTTTCAAGTTCTTCTACGGTCTCAATTCTATGCCTATACTGCCATTTCCAGTCTGAAAATTCTTCCTCAGATGCATTAAAATAGTTCATAATCTTAGATTTCACATTTAAACCTCAATGAAAGCTGAATGAAACATTATAGAACAGACTTTCAGAGTACAATAAAATGAACCCTGTTCTAGGAAATTAAATCCCTCTTTTTTCAGCTTATTTAGAAAAAATATGTCTTAAATTTAACAATATTCATATTAAACAAATCTTTTAAATACCTTTTGTTTAATAGAGTTTTAAAAGTCCTTTTTTTTTAGAAATAACCTTAAAAATACCTTTTTATAATAGGTTTTTTTTGATTTTACACTTTCTAATTGTTTGATTTTCTTTTAAAAATTCATTTTTTTTAGGATTTCTTTTTTTCCTTCTTTTAAAAAGGGTATATATGTATAAAAAGACAGAAAAGAAATTGATTCTTTATTTAGCAGTTTCAGGAAAGTAACAGGATCTTCAGAGAGGGATAAAGGCTAGAGTAAATTTTTAACTTTTTAATAGACTTTGTTTTAAGCTATGAAGGCTAAAAGTGATTTTTAAATCCCCGTATGCTTATTTATATCTTATTTATCCAAATATATTCCATATAATTCTTTGATTTTCTAAAATATGTCATGTTTTCAAAATGTCTACCATGCTCTTTTATTTGTTAAGGTAGCTAATTTATCCCATTTTCCGCAGTAAATTTTCGTAAATTCATATTTTTACTGCTATCGATTTTCAATCAAACGTGTATTTATTGGACTTTTATGCAGTAGGTAAAAGCAACGATGTGGTGTATTTAGAGGCAAAAAACGATATCATTCAATTTTCACCAAATGCCACTAAAAATCTAAATTATTTACACCTGTTCCAAAAACGTTATCAGAAAAACTATTGATCTTCAAAAAATACTGCGAAATGTGGGTTTATTTCTCAATATTATTTGATATGTTACTATTTTTTCTCAAAGGCTCAGGTCAATGAAATTTATATTAGTTAATAAATCATTATATATTGATGACCGATAATCTTCTAACCGACCTCCTGATCATTTTCGGGCTTTCTATTCCTGTAGTGTTTACTTTTTCCAGATTGAAGATAGCTCCACTGATTGGCTTTCTGCTTGCAGGTATTCTTGCCGGACCTTTCGGTTTTGGATTTATTAGAGAAATAGAAAACATCGAACTTTTGGCTGAAATTGGAGTCGTGCTCCTGCTTTTTACCATAGGTATTGAGTTTTCAATGCGCGACCTTTTACAGCTTCGCAGAATTGTAATTTTTGGAGGCGGCTTGCAGCTTTCGATAACTTCAGTCATCGTTGCTCTTATACTCCTCTGGCTTGGACATTCCAGAGAAACTTCGATTTTCCTTGGGCTTTTAGTAGCATTAAGCAGCACTGCAATTGTACTTAAACTCTTACAGGAAAAAGGAGAAATTTATAGCCTTCACGGGCGAACTTCCTTAGGAATACTGATTTTTCAGGATATCGCTGCAGTGATAATTATTCTCTTAATTCCGGTTCTCGCAGGCACACCAGGGACTGAAAAGTCCTTTTTAGAACTTATCCTGCAAGGCTTCGGGCTCATAGTATTCACCTTTCTAAGCGCCAGGTATGTTGTTCCTTTCATTATGTACCATGTGGCAAAGACACGGAATAATGAGCTTTTTCTCCTGAGTGTTGTAGTAATAGGACTTTCTGTAGCCTGGCTGACTTCTATGGTTGGGCTATCTCTAGCACTGGGAGCTTTTCTTGCTGGCTTGATTATCTCGGAATCTGAATATTCGGTTCAGGCTCTAGGGAATTTAATACCATTCAGGGACATGTTCATGAGTATTTTTTTCATCTCAATAGGGATGCTACTTGATCTCAATATATTAAGAGAACATCTTCTCTTGATCTTGGCTGCTACCCTGGCTGTGCTGTTCCTGAAGGTCCTGGTAAACAGCTTGAGCACCTTTCTCATAGGTTTTCCTTTGAATACAATGATTCTGGTTGGATTTTCCCTTTCACAGGTAGGGGAATTTTCCTTTATTGTTGCAAAAGTAGGTCTTGCAAGTGGATTAATCTCCTCTCTTATATATCAGGAATTTCTGAATGTGGTAGTGCTTTCTATGGTACTTACTCCTCTTTTTATGAGTATAGGGTATCGAACTACGGTTTTTGCCGAGTTCTTACCTCTCCCTCCTGTATTAAAGCGAGGTTGGTACAGTAAATTTAAAGAAAGCGGGCCTGAAGAAAAACCTGAAAATCATGTGATTATAGTAGGATTTGGGATAAACGGTAAGAATGTCGTGACCGCCGCAAAGGAAACTTCAATTCCTTACATAGTAATTGATATGAATCCTGAAGTCGTAAGGATAGAGAAACAGAGGGAAGAGCATATTTTTTATGGTGATGCTGCTCAAAATGCTGTCCTGGAACATGCAGGCATCCGGACTGCGAAATCGTTTGTCGTGACTGCAGGTGATCCTCCGAGTGCTAAACGAATAATTGAAACTGCCCGGAGGTTGAATCCGGAAATCCACATCATTGCCAGAACACATTTCCTGCGTGAGCTGGATAAATTTTATGATTTTGGGGCAGATGAGGTAATTTCTGATGAGTTTGAAAGCTCAATAGAGCTTTTCACAAGGGTACTTCACAGATACCTGGTTCCCAGCAGTGAAATTGATTCCCTGACTTCAACATTACGTGCCGACCATTATAAGATGCTTCGAAGTCCTGGCATTCCCAGGAAAAAATTCTGCGACCTAGCTCTCGATTTTGCAGATGTAGAAATCCGGAGTATCAGGGTAGGGAAATTTTCAAAATCAGCAGGAATGACTCTTGGGGAACTGAATCTTCGGAAGAATTATGGAGTGTCTGCACTTGCAATTTCACGTAGTCATAGAATCATTCCCGGACCGGAAGCTGGAACTATAATTCTTGCGGATGACATTCTGCTTGTGATCAGCCCTCCGAAAAACATCGATGTGGTTAGAAAGCTTTTCGAGGATAGTAAGGAATAATCATTCCTATTCCTATTTTTTTAATATTGGTTATAAAAATCCTCAAGTCTTTAATCGAGAAATAAGCGTTAACTCTTATGCTTATACACTTGCCTTCTTAGTTGATACACCAATTGCTGTTAAATGAGGAACTAGTTGCTGTTAAAAGGGATCACCTATGAATTTCTTTCTGTAATTACAGGGCAAATCATGAGCCATAATCTTAAAACAGTAAGCTAGATGAATAAGTAGAGCAGTGATAGTAAAACAGTGACTTATATTAAGGGAGAGTGAATTGATGAAAAACTTCTTGAGGAACTTAACCAAAAAATAACTTGAAGATGTAAAGAAGCATATTATAGTTATGGGTAGCCTGCTCATTATATAAGAAATATTAAGTGCCCAGAAGTTTGAAAATGACGAAAGAAAAAATATTAAGCGCCCAGAAGTTTGAAAACGAGAAAATAAAAAAATTAGTATTTTTTAACAAAGTTG contains these protein-coding regions:
- the ablA gene encoding lysine 2,3-aminomutase, whose protein sequence is MKSKIMNYFNASEEEFSDWKWQYRHRIETVEELEKLIKLSEPEKEDIKKALEVFPMAISPYYASLIDPKDPNCPIRMQAVPSSAELKKSSWELEDPLCEDRDSPSEESCITHRYPDRVLFLISNRCGMYCRHCTRKRRVGNREYDYSEKAIREGIEYIREHSEIRDVLLSGGDALLVSDERLDWLLGELFDIPHVEIVRLGSRVPVTLPQRITPELCEILEKYPSVWLNTHFNHPKEITPEAKKAMRMLAKAGVPLGNQSVLLRGVNDCPMIIKKLCHELLKIKTRPYYLYQCDLSFGLEHFRTPVSRGIEIIEMLRGHTSGLAVPTFVIDAPGGGGKIPVGPNYLISSSDTGVVLRNYEGVICMYPEPEAYSWECQQACSICDKQPGLKSETGIAKLYDEDNDIIALEPESLERKKRF
- a CDS encoding monovalent cation:proton antiporter family protein; this translates as MTDNLLTDLLIIFGLSIPVVFTFSRLKIAPLIGFLLAGILAGPFGFGFIREIENIELLAEIGVVLLLFTIGIEFSMRDLLQLRRIVIFGGGLQLSITSVIVALILLWLGHSRETSIFLGLLVALSSTAIVLKLLQEKGEIYSLHGRTSLGILIFQDIAAVIIILLIPVLAGTPGTEKSFLELILQGFGLIVFTFLSARYVVPFIMYHVAKTRNNELFLLSVVVIGLSVAWLTSMVGLSLALGAFLAGLIISESEYSVQALGNLIPFRDMFMSIFFISIGMLLDLNILREHLLLILAATLAVLFLKVLVNSLSTFLIGFPLNTMILVGFSLSQVGEFSFIVAKVGLASGLISSLIYQEFLNVVVLSMVLTPLFMSIGYRTTVFAEFLPLPPVLKRGWYSKFKESGPEEKPENHVIIVGFGINGKNVVTAAKETSIPYIVIDMNPEVVRIEKQREEHIFYGDAAQNAVLEHAGIRTAKSFVVTAGDPPSAKRIIETARRLNPEIHIIARTHFLRELDKFYDFGADEVISDEFESSIELFTRVLHRYLVPSSEIDSLTSTLRADHYKMLRSPGIPRKKFCDLALDFADVEIRSIRVGKFSKSAGMTLGELNLRKNYGVSALAISRSHRIIPGPEAGTIILADDILLVISPPKNIDVVRKLFEDSKE